In Fragaria vesca subsp. vesca linkage group LG5, FraVesHawaii_1.0, whole genome shotgun sequence, the genomic stretch GTCTTGCAGGCGAATGACAATGGGGAAGGTAATTACTTAATCAAGTTAGCTGATTTTCATGTCCTTCATTTCATTTAGGGTTTACCTAATTGGCTATCTGCAGGTGGAACATTTGCAATGTATTCTTTGATCTGCCGGCATGCAAAAGTGAGCTTAATTCCTAATAACCAGCCAGAGGATACGGAGCTATCCAATTACAAACTGGACACCCCCTCGAGCGAGTTGAAACGTTCCCAAGCGATCAAGAAGAAGCTGGAGACAAGTAGACTTGCCCAGTATGTTCTTTTTGTAATCACCATTACCGGAACGTCCATGGTAATCGGAGATGGTGTTCTTACTCCATGCATTTCCGGTAATCGATCGATCATTAGCTATAAGCTCCATTTTAATCACTTAAAATAAATTTTTTTGGAGCACAACAAACTAATTCTGATTATTTTGATTGTGTTTGAGCAGTTCTTTCAGCGGTGAGCGGATTGCAGCAGAGCGGGATCAAGTCACTAGACCAAAGTATGTATCATGTATTTCATACCCTAGCCTATATTGCTAAAGTCATCAAATTTATAAGAATTTTAGGTTAAAAGAATACATGTTTATGCTCTTGACGTATATTAATCGAGTGAAAAACTGGTGGATGATGATCAGGTGCTATTGTGTGGATTTCAGTAGCAATCTTGATCCTTCTTTTTGTCGTTCAACAATTTGGGACTGATAAAGTGGGCTTCACATTTGCTCCTATAATCTTGTTGTGGTTTTTGTTCTTGACTGGGATTGGAATTTACAACTTGATCAAATACGATATTACTGTATTGAAAGCTTTCAATCCATGGTACATCGTGAAATATTTCCAAAGAAATGGAAAAGCTGCTTGGATTTCCCTTGGGGGAGCAGTTCTCTGCATCACCGGTAATTAAGAATTCCAATATGTCCTAAAACCATAACTGTATTTATGTCATTATGCTTATAAATTTGACTGATTAATGACATATATACTTGACCAGGGACTGAAGCCATGTTTGCTGATCTGGGTCACTTCAGTGTGCGAGCAATCCAAGTAAGTTGTAGACTTGAGTACCATGCATATACTTTTGTAGCTTAATTTGTTCTTCAAATTTCAAACACGTACTCAAAATTTCAATTTGTTCTTCACTTGAGCACAGGTCAGTTTTACTTTTTTCACATTTCCCACTATACTCTTCGCGTATCTTGGGCAATCGGCATACCTCACCAAGAACCCAGGAGATGTGGCCACCACTTTCTACGCCTCAATACCAAGTAAGTTTTAGAGTAAAAGTTTCCTCATCAGACAATCTAACATGCTTTTGTTGTGCTTGTTGTCTCGTACTTGCACGCCGTGTAAGAATTAATTTCTGGTATTTCCCTAGTAATATCCAAGACTTATTTTACATGCAGAACCTTTGTACTGGCCAACATTCGTTGTAGCCGTACTTGCTGCCATCATTGCCAGCCAAGCTTTGATTACCGGAACATTCTCAATCATTGCACAGTCCTTAGGCATGGGTTGCTTCCCTAGAGTCAAGATTGTCCACACCTCTGAAAAGAACCAGGGCCAAGTCTATATTCCTGAGATCAACTACATGCTTATGATAGCCTGCGTGCTCATCACCTTCTTTTTCAGAACCACTGAGCAAATTGGCAATGCTTATGGAATCGCGGTGGTCAGTGTTATGTGTATCACAACGTGTATGATCACCCTAATCATGTTAGTCATATGGAAGACCAGCATCTTTCTGATTGCCATCTTCTTCCTGGTGTTCATTTCAATCGAAGGGATTTACTTATCTTCGGTCCTGTTCAAATTCGTGGAAGGCGGTTACCTTCCTTTGTTCTTCGCTGCCGTTCTCATGGTGATTATGGCAACTTGGCATTACGTGCACAAACAAAGTTACATGTTTGAGGTCAAGAACAAGGTCTCTACCGAATACGTGAAGCAATTGGCCTTAAACCCCGACGTACATCGCATCCCTGGAATGGGGTTTTTGTATTCGGATCTCGTTCAAGGCGTTCCTCCCATATTTTCTCACTTTGTTTCCAACATACCTTCAGTACACTCGGTTGTGGTTATAGTGACCATCAAGCCGCTCCCGGTGAGCAAAGTTCTACCGGAGGAGAGGTTTGTTTTTCGACAGTTGGAACCGAAGGAATACAGAATGTTCCGTTGCGTGGCTCGGTATGGCTACAATGACTTGGTAGAGGGACCGGGAGAGTTCGAGCAGATGCTGGTGGACAATCTGAAGGAGTTCATTAGAAATAAACATGTGATGAGCGAAGGGAATTCGAAAAACAGTTATGAGGAGGAAATACAGTTCATACAAGAGGCAATGGACAAAGGGGTTGTGTATCTGATGGGAGAGGCACAAGTAGTGGCAGAAGAGAAGTCGAGTTGGTTCAAGAAAATTGTGATCAACTACTTCTACGATTTCTTGAGGAAAAACTCGAGGCAAAGTGGCAAAATCATGTCAATCCCACGAAGCAAGCTTCTTATGGTTGGAATGACCTATGACATATAATCCTCGATCTGATTAAGGTTCTTGTCTATATAATTTCTTTTCGAAATCAATCTCAGCCCGGCAAAACCAGCCGTACGTACTTACAGTCTTAGCATGGTAATAAAATGCTACGTAGCTAGCTTTTCCTCTAATAGTGTTTACCATATGTACGTACCCTAGGTATATTCAGCTCTGAGCATTTTCGTTTTTGGCTCGAATAAAATCAATGTAGTGATTAGAAAACCCTAAAGTTTAGCAACTTGCGAATTTGTTGTGTTTCATAGTCTTTTTTTAGATTGCTGCATCTATTGTTGAAGTTTATCTTATGAACTTTAATAGGATAAAAAAAATTCGGACAAAATTGTTGCAGGCTGAAATTACTTGTTGAAACTGGTCATTGTAAAGTTCTGATGAAGTCTGTATGTACTCCAAATAAAGTTTTGATGTGTAGAAGATTGTTCAATCATAAATTTTGTAATATGACGTGCGTCAAAAGTAAGATATGCAACTTTCTCACATTACTTACAAATATACTTGAAGTGAGCATTGCACTTATGCACATATATTTGATCGGTATGTTTTAATTAGGAGCTGTTCTAGGATATTCTCTATGTGTGTCTTAGCCTTATGCCAATAGGATATGTAGTTAGACTAGATCTATGTATTCATATCCTTACCATATTGGTATTGTGTAATTCCATATATAAAGGGCTCCTATCAATGAATAAGATGATGATTCTCTTGTTATCTCTTTGTCTCTACACTTTATCCTTCATCACGTTATCATGCACTTTGTTCTAACCCTAGAGCCAATAGCCCATCATTTTTTTTTCTAAACCCTAAAAACCAAAACCCTAAAATCGGGCAGCCTTGTTTTTCCCGATTTCCGACCAAAATTCTGACTGCCCTCCGCCGGAATTTTTATATCCCCAGAAAGCTCTCTCCGCCCCGGATCCAACGCCGCCGGTCTCACCCTAAGAACCGGCCGGAAAGTCTCCGAACCGGCTCCGGAAGATTCCAGACCGCCGCCGCTACCGACCACCGGTTCACCACCTTCCCTTGCTCCGATCAACCTGAAATTTTGACAGCAGCTTCCCCATCCAGAGCTGCTCCTCCTATCAAATTTTCAGCCTCAAATTCGAAGTATAAGTAGGCAAAACGTTATTCTCCTCTCGGCAGCCTCTAGAAAGGTATGTTTTTTTTGAAAACCTTAAACTTTTCCAAGTTCAATAACTCGGGGAGGATAAAAATCAATTTCCTCCTTCTCCATCTCCTATTCTATGCTTGGGATTTTGTGCGTGCAGGTACCCNNNNNNNNNNNNNNNNNNNNATTTTGTGCTTGCAGGTACCCAAATCCCAGAATTTTATTCGCGGGTCAAGAGTGTGTTTGATCACTCTTGTTTCTTTGTCCGGGTTGTGTTTGATCAACCCCGACCTTTCACCGGATTGTGTTTAATCAATCCGAGGCCTTTTTCCGAATTGTGTTTGATCAATTCGCGGCTTTTCCGGATTGTGTATGATCAATCCGAAGGACAAACCATTAAAAGCATCGTTTGTGACCTCTATCGAATCTCATAACAGCTTGGTTTTGTATGCAAGAGCAATGTAATATTCTGCTCCTTTGAGTTTTGACGTATTAGATGCCTAAGGCGGATCTTCACTTGGTATCTGTGGAACCTTTCATTGGAAAGGATTAAACCAAATGTTTTGACCCCCAGGCTAACAAGCCTAGATGCCGAGATTTCACATCTCATGCGCTCAAAGTCTTTGACGCGCCACATCGACAAAAGCCTTCAATGGCAATCTGTGCAAAAAGTAATGACCACAAAGTACTGTGGAATGCACTCATGGAGCGTTTCTCGAAATGTTCATATAACTCTACTTGTTGAGTTATTAGTCAAGTGGATTACTTACCACCTTAATTGACTACATNNNNNNNNNNNNNNNNNNNNNNNNNNNNNNNNNNNNNNNNNNNNNNNNNNNNNNNNNNNNNNNNNNNNNNNNNNNNNNNNNNNNNNNNNNNNNNNNNNNNNNNNNNNNNNNNNNNNNNNNNNNNNNNNNNNNNNNNNNNNNNNNNNNNNNNNNNNNNNNNNNNNNNNNNNNNNNNNNNNNNNNNNNNNNNNNNNNNNNNNNNNNNNNNNNNNNNNNNNNNNNNNNNNNNNNNNNNNNNNNNNNNNNNNNNNNNNNNNNNNNNNNNNNNNNNNNNNNNNNNNNNNNNNNNNNNNNNNNNNNNNNNNNNNNNNNNNNNNNNNNNNNNNNNNNNNNNNNNNNNNNNNNNNNNNNNNNNNNNNNNNNNNNNNNNNNNNNNNNNNNNNNNNNNNNNNNNNNNNNNNNNNNNNNNNNNNNNNNNNNNNNNNNNNNNNNNNNNNNNNNNNNNNNNNNNNNNNNNNNNNNNNNNNNNNNNNNNNNNNNNNNNNNNNNNNNNNNNNNNNNNNNNNNNNNNNNNNNNNNNNNNNNNNNNNNNNNNNNNNNNNNNNNNNNNNNNNNNNNNNNNNNNNNNNNNNNNNNNNNNNNNNNNNNNNNNNNNNNNNNNNNNNNNNNNNNNNNNNNNNNNNNNNNNNNNNNNNNNNNNNNNNNNNNNNNNNNNNNNNNNNNNNNNNNNNNNNNNNNNNNNNNNNNNNNNNNNNNNNNNNNNNNNNNNNNNNNNNNNNNNNNNNNNNNNNNNNNNNNNNNNNNNNNNNNNNNNNNNNNNNNNNNNNNNNNNNNNNNNNNNNNNNNNNNNNNNNNNNNNNNNNNNNNNNNNNNNNNNNNNNNNNNNNNNNNNNNNNNNNNNNNNNNNNNNNNNNNNNNNNNNNNNNNNNNNNNNNNNNNNNNNNNNNNNNNNNNNNNNNNNNNNNNNNNNNNNNNNNNNNNNNNNNNNNNNNNNNNNNNNNNNNNNNNNNNNNNNNNNNNNNNNNNNNNNNNNNNNNNNNNNNNNNNNNNNNNNNNNNNNNNNNNNNNNNNNNNNNNNNNNNNNNNNNNNNNNNNNNNNNNNNNNNNNNNNNNNNNNNNNNNNNNNNNNNNNNNNNNNNNNNNNNNNNNNNNNNNNNNNNNNNNNNNNNNNNNNNNNNNNNNNNNNNNNNNNNNNNNNNNNNNNNNNNNNNNNNNNNNNNNNNNNNNNNNNNNNNNNNNNNNNNNNNNNNNNNNNNNNNNNNNNNNNNNNNNNNNNNNNNNNNNNNNNNNNNNNNNNNNNNNNNNNNNNNNNNNNNNNNNNNNNNNNNNNNNNNNNNNNNNNNNNNNNNNNNNNNNNNNNNNNNNNNNNNNNNNNNNNNNNNNNNNNNNNNNNNNNNNNNNNNNNNNNNNNNNNNNNNNNNNNNNNNNNNNNNNNNNNNNNNNNNNNNNNNNNNNNNNNNNNNNNNNNNNNNNNNNNNNNNNNNNNNNNNNNNNNNNNNNNNNNNNNNNNNNNNNNNNNNNNNNNNNNNNNNNNNNNNNNNNNNNNNNNNNNNNNNNNNNNNNNNNNNNNNNNNNNNNNNNNNNNNNNNNNNNNNNNNNNNNNNNNNNNNNNNNNNNNNNNNNNNNNNNNNNNNNNNNNNNNNNNNNNNNNNNNNNNNNNNNNNNNNNNNNNNNNNNNNNNNNNNNNNNNNNNNNNNNNNNNNNNNNNNNNNNNNNNNNNNNNNNNNNNNNNNNNNNNNNNNNNNNNNNNNNNNNNNNNNNNNNNNNNNNNNNNNNNNNNNNNNNNNNNNNNNNNNNNNNNNNNNNNNNNNNNNNNNNNNNNNNNNNNNNNNNNNNNNNNNNNNNNNNNNNNNNNNNNNNNNNNNNNNNNNNNNNNNNNNNNNNNNNNNNNNNNNNNNNNNNNNNNNNNNNNNNNNNNNNNNNNNNNNNNNNNNNNNNNNNNNNNNNNNNNNNNNNNNNNNNNNNNNNNNNNNNNNNNNNNNNNNNNNNNNNNNNNNNNNNNNNNNNNNNNNNNNNNNNNNNNNNNNNNNNNNNNNNNNNNNNNNNNNNNNNNNNNNNNNNNNNNNNNNNNNNNNNNNNNNNNNNNNNNNNNNNNNNNNNNNNNNNNNNNNNNNNNNNNNNNNNNNNNNNNNNNNNNNNNNNNNNNNNNNNNNNNNNNNNNNNNNNNNNNNNNNNNNNNNNNNNNNNNNNNNNNNNNNNNNNNNNNNNNNNNNNNNNNNNNNNNNNNNNNNNNNNNNNNNNNNNNNNNNNNNNNNNNNNNNNNNNNNNNNNNNNNNNNNNNNNNNNNNNNNNNNNNNNNNNNNNNNNNNNNNNNNNNNNNNNNNNNNNNNNNNNNNNNNNNNNNNNNNNNNNNNNNNNNNNNNNNNNNNNNNNNNNNNNNNNNNNNNNNNNNNNNNNNNNNNNNNNNNNNNNNNNNNNNNNNNNNNNNNNNNNNNNNNNNNNNNNNNNNNNNNNNNNNNNNNNNNNNNNNNNNNNNNNNNNNNNNNNNNNNNNNNNNNNNNNNNNNNNNNNNNNNNNNNNNNNNNNNNNNNNNNNNNNNNNNNNNNNNNNNNNNNNNNNNNNNNNNNNNNNNNNNNNNNNNNNNNNNNNNNNNNNNNNNNNNNNNNNNNNNNNNNNNNNNNNNNNNNNNNNNNNNNNNNNNNNNNNNNNNNNNNNNNNNNNNNNNNNNNNNNNNNNNNNNNNNNNNNNNNNNNNNNNNNNNNNNNNNNNNNNNNNNNNNNNNNNNNNNNNNNNNNNNNNNNNNNNNNNNNNNNNNNNNNNNNNNNNNNNNNNNNNNNNNNNNNNNNNNNNNNNNNNNNNNNNNNNNNNNNNNNNNNNNNNNNNNNNNNNNNNNNNNNNNNNNNNNNNNNNNNNNNNNNNNNNNNNNNNNNNNNNNNNNNNNNNNNNNNNNNNNNNNNNNNNNNNNNNNNNNNNNNNNNNNNNNNNNNNNNNNNNNNNNNNNNNNNNNNNNNNNNNNNNNNNNNNNNNNNNNNNNNNNNNNNNNNNNNNNNNNNNNNNNNNNNNNNNNNNNNNNNNNNNNNNNNNNNNNNNNNNNNNNNNNNNNNNNNNNNNNNNNNNNNNNNNNNNNNNNNNNNNNNNNNNNNNNNNNNNNNNNNNNNNNNNNNNNNNNNNNNNNNNNNNNNNNNNNNNNNNNNNNNNNNNNNNNNNNNNNNNNNNNNNNNNNNNNNNNNNNNNNNNNNNNNNNNNNNNNNNNNNNNNNNNNNNNNNNNNNNNNNNNNNNNNNNNNNNNNNNNNNNNNNNNNNNNNNNNNNNNNNNNNNNNNNNNNNNNNNNNNNNNNNNNNNNNNNNNNNNNNNNNNNNNNNNNNNNNNNNNNNNNNNNNNNNNNNNNNNNNNNNNNNNNNNNNNNNNNNNNNNNNNNNNNNNNNNNNNNNNNNNNNNNNNNNNNNNNNNNNNNNNNNNNNNNNNNNNNNNNNNNNNNNNNNNNNNNNNNNNNNNNNNNNNNNNNNNNNNNNNNNNNNNNNNNNNNNNNNNNNNNNNNNNNNNNNNNNNNNNNNNNNNNNNNNNNNNNNNNNNNNNNNNNNNNNNNNNNNNNNNNNNNNNNNNNNNNNNNNNNNNNNNNNNNNNNNNNNNNNNNNNNNNNNNNNNNNNNNNNNNNNNNNNNNNNNNNNNNNNNNNNNNNNNNNNNNNNNNNNNNNNNNNNNNNNNNNNNNNNNNNNNNNNNNNNNNNNNNNNNNNNNNNNNNNNNNNNNNNNNNNNNNNNNNNNNNNNNNNNNNNNNNNNNNNNNNNNNNNNNNNNNNNNNNNNNNNNNNNNNNNNNNNNNNNNNNNNNNNNNNNNNNNNNNNNNNNNNNNNNNNNNNNNNNNNNNNNNNNNNNNNNNNNNNNNNNNNNNNNNNNNNNNNNNNNNNNNNNNNNNNNNNNNNNNNNNNNNNNNNNNNNNNNNNNNNNNNNNNNNNNNNNNNNNNNNNNNNNNNNNNNNNNNNNNNNNNNNNNNNNNNNNNNNNNNNNNNNNNNNNNNNNNNNNNNNNNNNNNNNNNNNNNNNNNNNNNNNNNNNNNNNNNNNNNNNNNNNNNNNNNNNNNNNNNNNNNNNNNNNNNNNNNNNNNNNNNNNNNNNNNNNNNNNNNNNNNNNNNNNNNNNNNNNNNNNNNNNNNNNNNNNNNNNNNNNNNNNNNNNNNNNNNNNNNNNNNNNNNNNNNNNNNNNNNNNNNNNNNNNNNNNNNNNNNNNNNNNNNNNNNNNNNNNNNNNNNNNNNNNNNNNNNNNNNNNNNNNNNNNNNNNNNNNNNNNNNNNNNNNNNNNNNNNNNNNNNNNNNNNNNNNNNNNNNNNNNNNNNNNNNNNNNNNNNNNNNNNNNNNNNNNNNNNNNNNNNNNNNNNNNNNNNNNNNNNNNNNNNNNNNNNNNNNNNNNNNNNNNNNNNNNNNNNNNNNNNNNNNNNNNNNNNNNNNNNNNNNNNNNNNNNNNNNNNNNNNNNNNNNNNNNNNNNNNNNNNNNNNNNNNNNNNNNNNNNNNNNNNNNNNNNNNNNNNNNNNNNNNNNNNNNNNNNNNNNNNNNNNNNNNNNNNNNNNNNNNNNNNNNNNNNNNNNNNNNNNNNNNNNNNNNNNNNNNNNNNNNNNNNNNNNNNNNNNNNNNNNNNNNNNNNNNNNNNNNNNNNNNNNNNNNNNNNNNNNNNNNNNNNNNNNNNNNNNNNNNNNNNNNNNNNNNNNNNNNNNNNNNNNNNNNNNNNNNNNNNNNNNNNNNNNNNNNNNNNNNNNNNNNNNNNNNNNNNNNNNNNNNNNNNNNNNNNNNNNNNNNNNNNNNNNNNNNNNNNNNNNNNNNNNNNNNNNNNNNNNNNNNNNNNNNNNNNNNNNNNNNNNNNNNNNNNNNNNNNNNNNNNNNNNNNNNNNNNNNNNNNNNNNNNNNNNNNNNNNNNNNNNNNNNNNNNNNNNNNNNNNNNNNNNNNNNNNNNNNNNNNNNNNNNNNNNNNNNNNNNNNNNNNNNNNNNNNNNNNNNNNNNNNNNNNNNNNNNNNNNNNNNNNNNNNNNNNNNNNNNNNNNNNNNNNNNNNNNNNNNNNNNNNNNNNNNNNNNNNNNNNNNNNNNNNNNNNNNNNNNNNNNNNNNNNNNNNNNNNNNNNNNNNNNNNNNNNNNNNNNNNNNNNNNNNNNNNNNNNNNNNNNNNNNNNNNNNNNNNNNNNNNNNNNNNNNNNNNNNNNNNNNNNNNNNNNNNNNNNNNNNNNNNNNNNNNNNNNNNNNNNNNNNNNNNNNNNNNNNNNNNNNNNNNNNNNNNNNNNNNNNNNNNNNNNNNNNNNNNNNNNNNNNNNNNNNNNNNNNNNNNNNNNNNNNNNNNNNNNNNNNNNNNNNNNNNNNNNNNNNNNNNNNNNNNNNNNNNNNNNNNNNNNNNNNNNNNNNNNNNNNNNNNNNNNNNNNNNNNNNNNNNNNNNNNNNNNNNNNNNNNNNNNNNNNNNNNNNNNNNNNNNNNNNNNNNNNNNNNNNNNNNNNNNNNNNNNNNNNNNNNNNNNNNNNNNNNNNNNNNNNNNNNNNNNNNNNNNNNNNNNNNNNNNNNNNNNNNNNNNNNNNNNNNNNNNNNNNNNNNNNNNNNNNNNNNNNNNNNNNNNNNNNNNNNNNNNNNNNNNNNNNNNNNNNNNNNNNNNNNNNNNNNNNNNNNNNNNNNNNNNNNNNNNNNNNNNNNNNNNNNNNNNNNNNNNNNNNNNNNNNNNNNNNNNNNNNNNNNNNNNNNNNNNNNNNNNNNNNNNNNNNNNNNNNNNNNNNNNNNNNNNNNNNNNNNNNNNNNNNNNNNNNNNNNNNNNNNNNNNNNNNNNNNNNNNNNNNNNNNNNNNNNNNNNNNNNNNNNNNNNNNNNNNNNNNNNNNNNNNNNNNNNNNNNNNNNNNNNNNNNNNNNNNNNNNNNNNNNNNNNNNNNNNNNNNNNNNNNNNNNNNNNNNNNNNNNNNNNNNNNNNNNNNNNNNNNNNNNNNNNNNNNNNNNNNNNNNNNNNNNNNNNNNNNNNNNNNNNNNNNNNNNNNNNNNNNNNNNNNNNNNNNNNNNNNNNNNNNNNNNNNNNNNNNNNNNNNNNNNNNNNNNNNNNNNNNNNNNNNNNNNNNNNNNNNNNNNNNNNNNNNNNNNNNNNNNNNNNNNNNNNNNNNNNNNNNNNNNNNNNNNNNNNNNNNNNNNNNNNNNNNNNNNNNNNNNNNNNNNNNNNNNNNNNNNNNNNNNNNNNNNNNNNNNNNNNNNNNNNNNNNNNNNNNNNNNNNNNNNNNNNNNNNNNNNNNNNNNNNNNNNNNNNNNNNNNNNNNNNNNNNNNNNNNNNNNNNNNNNNNNNNNNNNNNNNNNNNNNNNNNNNNNNNNNNNNNNNNNNNNNNNNNNNNNNNNNNNNNNNNNNNNNNNNNNNNNNNNNNNNNNNNNNNNNNNNNNNNNNNNNNNNNNNNNNNNNNNNNNNNNNNNNNNNNNNNNNNNNNNNNNNNNNNNNNNNNNNNNNNNNNNNNNNNNNNNNNNNNNNNNNNNNNNNNNNNNNNNNNNNNNNNNNNNNNNNNNNNNNNNNNNNNNNNNNNNNNNNNNNNNNNNNNNNNNNNNNNNNNNNNNNNNNNNNNNNNNNNNNNNNNNNNNNNNNNNNNNNNNNNNNNNNNNNNNNNNNNNNNNNNNNNNNNNNNNNNNNNNNNNNNNNNNNNNNNNNNNNNNNNNNNNNNNNNNNNNNNNNNNNNNNNNNNNNNNNNNNNNNNNNNNNNNNNNNNNNNNNNNNNNNNNNNNNNNNNNNNNNNNNNNNNNNNNNNNNNNNNNNNNNNNNNNNNNNNNNNNNNNNNNNNNNNNNNNNNNNNNNNNNNNNNNNNNNNNNNNNNNNNNNNNNNNNNNNNNNNNNNNNNNNNNNNNNNN encodes the following:
- the LOC101304867 gene encoding potassium transporter 5-like; protein product: MRRIDSLNIEAGKVSTYDGFHRAKHSWKTTLSLAIQSVGVVYGDIGTSPLYVYSSTFPNGIKEKDDILGVLSIIIYTIFFVPMLKYVFIVLQANDNGEGGTFAMYSLICRHAKVSLIPNNQPEDTELSNYKLDTPSSELKRSQAIKKKLETSRLAQYVLFVITITGTSMVIGDGVLTPCISVLSAVSGLQQSGIKSLDQSAIVWISVAILILLFVVQQFGTDKVGFTFAPIILLWFLFLTGIGIYNLIKYDITVLKAFNPWYIVKYFQRNGKAAWISLGGAVLCITGTEAMFADLGHFSVRAIQVSFTFFTFPTILFAYLGQSAYLTKNPGDVATTFYASIPKPLYWPTFVVAVLAAIIASQALITGTFSIIAQSLGMGCFPRVKIVHTSEKNQGQVYIPEINYMLMIACVLITFFFRTTEQIGNAYGIAVVSVMCITTCMITLIMLVIWKTSIFLIAIFFLVFISIEGIYLSSVLFKFVEGGYLPLFFAAVLMVIMATWHYVHKQSYMFEVKNKVSTEYVKQLALNPDVHRIPGMGFLYSDLVQGVPPIFSHFVSNIPSVHSVVVIVTIKPLPVSKVLPEERFVFRQLEPKEYRMFRCVARYGYNDLVEGPGEFEQMLVDNLKEFIRNKHVMSEGNSKNSYEEEIQFIQEAMDKGVVYLMGEAQVVAEEKSSWFKKIVINYFYDFLRKNSRQSGKIMSIPRSKLLMVGMTYDI